A stretch of DNA from Candidatus Ancaeobacter aquaticus:
CTTCAGTTCCCTCACCATAGAGTCCGCGTACAGCAAGCCCTAACTTAACCACTGCTTGAAGAACCTGGTTTATTTGTTTTGCAAGGACAAGCGCCGGTAAGTGAAGCATGACACTGGCTCTCATTCCTGTTCCGATATTTGTCGGACATGCGGTAAGATAGCCCCATTGAGGATGAAACGCGTACTGCAGCTTACTTTCAAGCCTATCGTCCAGATCGTTAATTAAATCAAGGACCTCATCAAGCTGAAAGCCCGGTTTCACGACCTGCATTCTAAAATGGTCTTCTTCATTAAGCATCACACTGTAAATTTCCTGATCACTAATTGAAACGGCCGATCCTTTTTGCACAACAGCATGTTCTTTACTGATAAGGTGCCTTTCAATCAAAAATTGTTTATCAATAGCATCAATGTCATTTAAACGGAAAAAGAGTGACCCTTGCATAGCATCAAGTGACGAAAGCGCTTTTTCAGCAACATCAAGCATTTTTTCTTTTTGTTCGAGCGATGCACGATTCGGAAAAGGAAAATCTACTATATTCCGCGCCATGCGGATACGGCTGGTTAGAACAATCTCAGCATCGGGACCTGTCCCCTGAACCCACTCACTTGTTTTATTCAAAAGAATATGTAATTGCATACGTACCGTGTATTGTTATTTTGTGGTTTTTTTCTTTGTTTTAAGTTTTTCATGGTGCTTTATGTCATCACGAATTTTTGCCGCTTTTTCGTAGTTCTCACTTGTAATAGCCGTTTTTAAATCATCTTTCAATTTCCTTAGCTTTGCAATATTACTAATCGATGATTCAATCCCCTTCGGGACTTTTCCCACATGATACGAGCTCTTATGAATCGCTTCTAAAAGTGGCTCGAGCCCTTTCTTGAATGTCTCATAACACTGAGCGCATCCCAGTCTCCCCTTCTTCTTAAACTCTCCATAAGACAATTCACACTGAGAACACGTTATTTGATCTTCTTTTTCTTCTACCGCAGAAACATCACTCAACCCGCCGAGCAAATCAACAAATGAGAAGCTCGAAGTAAATCCAATACCTTTTTTCTTCGCGCATTCCTCGCAAATGTTCATTTTTTTGAGAGCGCCATCAATAACTTCAGCATAATGAATTGTCGCTTCATTTTTTTCGCAGGATTCACAGAGCATAATACATTTCCTTATATAATTTTATTATACGGGTTCACCGGCAGTTTTAACAAGCGCGTTAAACTGTTCGATGAATCTTTTCGTAATAGGGCCAGGTTTACCTGTTCCTATGATCCTCCAATCGAGTTTCACCGCAGGAACAACTTTTGCCGCTGTACCGGTCAAGAAACATTCATCGGCATTATATATATCATGGCGAGACATAAGTACTTCATGCATGTCTAACCCGTTCTTTTGGGCAAGCTCAATAACAAGATCTCTCGTAATTCCTTTCAAAATCCCTGATGAAGTATTCGGAGTGTAGAGCACGTTATCTTTAACAATAAAAATATTATCACCACTACACTCAGAAACATATCCAGCTGTATTTAAAAGCAACGCTTCATCCGCACCTGCGTTCACCGCATCAGCCTGAGCCATAATATTATTTAGGTAGTTCATATGTTTTACCCGAGGACTGAGTGCTTCAGCAAAATTGCGCGGTGATGCTGAAGTAATAAGCGTAAGCCCCTTCTCATACAAGCTGTCCGGATATAACGCTAACTGATCAACAATGATGATAATCTGCGGATTTTTACATACAAAAGGATTCAACCCGAGGTTACCCTTCCCTCTGGTAACAATGAGCCTTATATATCCATCCGCCAGCGTGCTTTCCCGAACAGTTTTCTTTACCTCTTCGATCAACTCTTGCTGCTTTTTTGGAATGGTAAGTAAAATTGTTTGAGCTGATTCATACAGACGCACTATATGCTCGGTTAATTTAAAGATTTTCTTATTAGAAAAACAGATCCCCTCAAACACGCCATCACCGTAAAGAAAACCACTGTCATACACAGAGATACACGCATCATCCTTAGAATATATTTTTCCATTTATATTTACTCTCATATTGAAAACCTCTTTCTCTTATCCTCATCCACAGTCTAGCCGCATAGATACAACACTAATTAACCATTTTGTCTATTCGGCCATCACTCATATGTATCTGCATATGTGTTCGTGCCGCTATGCTGTTGTCATGTGTTACCATAACGATAGTTTGCTTTTTATCATCATGTAATTTCATTAAAAGATCAATAATACTTTCACTATGAGCACTATCAAGGTTTCCCGTAGGCTCATCAGCAAATAATATGTCAGGGTTATTCATCAATGCCCGTGCAATCGCAACACGCTGCTGCTCTCCACCGGAAAGCT
This window harbors:
- the ilvE gene encoding branched-chain-amino-acid transaminase, with translation MRVNINGKIYSKDDACISVYDSGFLYGDGVFEGICFSNKKIFKLTEHIVRLYESAQTILLTIPKKQQELIEEVKKTVRESTLADGYIRLIVTRGKGNLGLNPFVCKNPQIIIIVDQLALYPDSLYEKGLTLITSASPRNFAEALSPRVKHMNYLNNIMAQADAVNAGADEALLLNTAGYVSECSGDNIFIVKDNVLYTPNTSSGILKGITRDLVIELAQKNGLDMHEVLMSRHDIYNADECFLTGTAAKVVPAVKLDWRIIGTGKPGPITKRFIEQFNALVKTAGEPV
- a CDS encoding protein arginine kinase; its protein translation is MQLHILLNKTSEWVQGTGPDAEIVLTSRIRMARNIVDFPFPNRASLEQKEKMLDVAEKALSSLDAMQGSLFFRLNDIDAIDKQFLIERHLISKEHAVVQKGSAVSISDQEIYSVMLNEEDHFRMQVVKPGFQLDEVLDLINDLDDRLESKLQYAFHPQWGYLTACPTNIGTGMRASVMLHLPALVLAKQINQVLQAVVKLGLAVRGLYGEGTEAIGNLFQISNQSTLGKNEADILDNIKKIIKQIVGHEKNARQYLLKSQKKQVMDSVGRAYGVLKNAHILNSREAIELLSTLRLGVDLGIVTDIERMQINELMILTQPAHLQKVAGKELDHTERDIVRSELIRERLT
- a CDS encoding UvrB/UvrC motif-containing protein, whose product is MLCESCEKNEATIHYAEVIDGALKKMNICEECAKKKGIGFTSSFSFVDLLGGLSDVSAVEEKEDQITCSQCELSYGEFKKKGRLGCAQCYETFKKGLEPLLEAIHKSSYHVGKVPKGIESSISNIAKLRKLKDDLKTAITSENYEKAAKIRDDIKHHEKLKTKKKTTK